In Reichenbachiella agarivorans, one genomic interval encodes:
- a CDS encoding alpha-2-macroglobulin family protein translates to MMQKILFLLALGFILSTCGQEKTTNFDSPKSLFVDYISGYTTEVISTSSDIKVKLSKSIEGKAAGAEEVGGLFKFKPEIQGSTSWEDDRTIVFHPAQKLAPGTEYQVIFKIGELVETPADQKVFKFSFKTLIQNYQVELKGLSLYDVKDLTKVKLTGVLQTADLADYSVVEKIITATQSGKALDILWTHDEVKKTHNFSIEKVARTEKESEVKVSWTGKPIEVDYSDDEIYTIPSLNDYKITNVYVNRGSDNFISVVFSDPLKTKQNLNGFITLNENEPRYVIDQNVLKVYPTAELSGEVELKIFKEIKNMAGHSLKEDYVTTFSITQSKPDVRIVANSGVIIPNSDGLIMPFEAVGLKAVDVTIIRIFNDNVFQYLQVNDLGYSDELSRVGRPVMKKTINLMSAGVTDLNTWNRFTLDLADVFKIDPGAIYEVQMGFRPQHSIYFCDKGEANQDLSFEDESWEDLEEGSNWDYYDYYYDDSYDWRQRENPCHASYYMYRDKVKKMLFASNLGLMAKRADEGDLHIFVSDLLTTKALGDISFAVYDYQHQIVGSGISNSKGEAKVKIDGKPFVLIAKQGNQFAYLKLNDASSLSLSNFNVAGQEVQKGIKGFIYGERGVWRPGDDIHLSFILEDQQKRLPAGYPVVMELKNPMGQVVKKMVKKGSAEGLFNFTVSTAPEDPTGHWQAVISAGGVKFSKDLRIETVKPNRLKIDLDFHKDRLSAEDENMVGDLNVKWLHGAVAKGLKAEFDMSLTPIKTVFDKYPNYSFDDNSKYFYAGQEEVFSGTLDQNGHASVNVNVGTNENAPGALRAVFTGKVYEEGGNFSIDKISIPYYPYISFVGIQIPEGDKRGMLLTDKDQPIQIATVDAQGNPISRDGLELELYKLEWKWWWDQSSNQVSNYINRDYQSPIQSATLDSRSGKASWDLRINYPEWGRYFIRVTDPISGHSSGKIVFIDWPGWAGKGKRGDSGGVSMLNFELEKEEYKVGDKIKINIPSSKGSKIITSLETGDRIIQSFWIDTEDESTTIEFEATADMAPNVYANISMIQPHGQTVNDLPIRMYGVQSIKVVDPNTTLYPEIKMPQELSPEQEFTVTVKEKSGRKMAYTLAMVEDGLLDLTKYKTPSPWSSFYAKESLGIKTWDVYDDVIGAYGGKIERLLAIGGDAELEADGKKNQTANRFKPVVKYMGPFVLETGKTATHTIKMPQYVGSVRTMVVAAYEGAYGSAEVTTPVRQPVMVVATLPRVVGPDEEISIPVTVFVNDDKVKSVNVSVSSESGLKLVGSATQTVAFDKTGEKVVYFKAKAGRQLGIAKVKVEAKSGKHVAQYDVEMNLRAPNPMMTDVSDKFLSAGENWQANYAPLGMIGTNTASLEISSLPPLNLEQRMQYLIQYPHGCIEQTVSSVFAQLYLGDLTAVSSQDKTRIEGNITAAIQRLRTFQTNNGGFTYWPGQVEESDWGTNYAGHFLVEAKNAGYAVPEGMLSAWIKYQKRQANDWSKGNRRRSDLVQAYRVYGLALAGEKNVGAMNRLKETEQLSSTAKWRLALAYAIAGYPDVANQLVTDLSTTVEDYNEQSYTYGSASRDEAMILETLSYLDRKEDAFPVLERIAKRMGDKNYWMSTQSTAFCLIGVKAYTKDIGVNSVKFEVKEGSSNVDINTGRYLTTVSLQSKDKAVPLSVSNKGNSPIYVRLIRNGIPLEGAEKAAARNIAFTVRYVDDKGKELTTDQIKQNTNFSAIMTVQNTGVNGDYEELALTHIFPSGWEILNDRLNGDSPTSSYDVPEYADIRDDRVMIYFDLKAHQKKSFEVKLNSAYRGNYYMPAVIVEAMYDHNIYANTAGKWIKVE, encoded by the coding sequence ATGATGCAAAAAATATTATTCCTCCTTGCCTTAGGGTTTATTCTCAGTACTTGTGGACAAGAAAAGACCACCAATTTTGATAGTCCCAAGAGTCTTTTTGTCGATTACATTTCTGGGTACACAACCGAAGTAATCAGCACTAGCTCGGATATCAAAGTCAAACTCTCTAAGAGTATTGAAGGAAAGGCAGCAGGAGCTGAAGAAGTAGGTGGTTTGTTCAAGTTCAAGCCCGAAATCCAAGGCAGTACCTCATGGGAAGACGACCGAACCATCGTATTTCATCCTGCCCAAAAACTAGCTCCTGGTACAGAGTACCAAGTAATCTTCAAAATCGGTGAGTTGGTAGAGACACCTGCTGACCAAAAAGTGTTCAAGTTTTCTTTCAAAACCTTGATCCAAAACTATCAAGTGGAGCTGAAAGGACTTTCTCTCTATGATGTCAAGGACTTGACGAAAGTTAAACTGACGGGTGTGTTGCAAACTGCGGATTTGGCAGACTATTCTGTCGTCGAAAAAATCATCACTGCAACACAGTCGGGCAAAGCCTTGGACATTCTTTGGACGCATGATGAAGTCAAAAAAACCCACAATTTCAGCATAGAAAAGGTAGCTCGTACCGAAAAGGAATCTGAAGTAAAGGTGAGTTGGACAGGAAAGCCCATAGAGGTGGATTACTCTGATGATGAGATTTATACGATCCCGTCACTGAATGATTACAAAATCACGAATGTTTATGTCAACCGTGGTTCGGACAATTTTATTTCAGTAGTTTTTTCTGATCCACTCAAAACCAAGCAAAACCTAAATGGATTCATCACCCTCAACGAAAATGAACCTCGATATGTCATTGATCAAAACGTATTGAAGGTTTATCCAACAGCAGAGTTGTCTGGTGAGGTCGAGTTGAAGATATTCAAAGAGATCAAAAACATGGCTGGTCATAGCCTGAAAGAGGACTATGTTACCACCTTTAGCATTACACAATCTAAACCTGATGTAAGGATTGTTGCCAATTCTGGAGTGATCATTCCTAATTCGGATGGGTTGATCATGCCTTTCGAAGCAGTAGGGCTAAAGGCCGTGGATGTGACCATCATCCGCATTTTCAATGACAATGTGTTTCAGTACCTGCAGGTCAATGATTTGGGCTACTCGGATGAATTGAGCAGAGTGGGTCGTCCAGTGATGAAAAAGACCATCAATCTGATGAGTGCTGGTGTCACGGATCTCAATACTTGGAATCGTTTTACTTTGGATTTGGCGGATGTATTCAAGATAGATCCAGGGGCAATCTATGAAGTGCAAATGGGCTTTCGTCCGCAGCATTCTATCTACTTCTGCGATAAAGGGGAGGCAAATCAAGATCTGTCTTTTGAAGACGAAAGTTGGGAGGACCTAGAAGAAGGTAGCAATTGGGATTATTATGACTACTACTATGACGACAGTTACGATTGGAGACAAAGAGAAAACCCATGTCATGCTTCTTACTACATGTACAGAGACAAGGTCAAAAAAATGCTCTTTGCATCCAATTTAGGATTGATGGCCAAAAGAGCCGACGAAGGAGATTTGCATATTTTTGTCAGTGATTTGTTGACCACCAAGGCTTTGGGAGATATCAGTTTTGCAGTCTATGATTACCAGCATCAAATCGTAGGGTCTGGAATCTCAAACAGCAAGGGAGAAGCAAAAGTCAAAATAGATGGCAAGCCCTTTGTGCTCATCGCCAAGCAAGGCAATCAATTTGCCTACCTCAAACTCAACGATGCTTCCTCACTTTCTCTCAGCAATTTCAATGTAGCAGGTCAGGAAGTCCAAAAGGGAATCAAAGGGTTCATCTATGGCGAACGTGGCGTGTGGAGACCTGGTGATGACATTCATTTGTCCTTTATTCTAGAGGACCAACAAAAACGTTTGCCAGCAGGCTACCCAGTGGTGATGGAATTGAAAAACCCAATGGGTCAAGTCGTGAAAAAAATGGTCAAAAAAGGATCTGCGGAGGGATTGTTCAACTTCACAGTCAGCACAGCGCCTGAAGATCCAACAGGACATTGGCAGGCGGTGATTTCTGCAGGTGGCGTGAAGTTCAGCAAAGACCTTCGCATAGAAACAGTCAAACCCAATCGACTGAAAATTGATTTAGATTTTCACAAAGATCGTCTCTCGGCAGAGGATGAAAACATGGTCGGTGACCTCAATGTGAAATGGCTCCATGGAGCAGTTGCCAAAGGACTGAAAGCGGAGTTTGACATGAGCTTGACTCCTATCAAAACGGTCTTTGACAAATATCCTAATTATAGCTTTGATGACAATTCAAAGTATTTTTATGCAGGTCAGGAGGAAGTGTTTTCTGGGACGCTGGATCAAAATGGCCATGCTTCTGTCAACGTGAACGTAGGCACCAATGAGAATGCCCCTGGGGCATTGCGTGCGGTGTTTACAGGCAAGGTATATGAAGAAGGAGGTAATTTTAGCATCGACAAAATTTCTATTCCCTACTATCCTTATATCTCATTTGTAGGAATTCAGATACCCGAGGGAGACAAACGTGGGATGCTGCTGACTGACAAGGATCAGCCTATTCAGATAGCTACCGTGGATGCCCAAGGCAATCCGATTTCACGAGACGGATTGGAACTTGAACTTTACAAACTAGAGTGGAAATGGTGGTGGGATCAAAGTTCCAACCAAGTAAGTAACTACATCAACCGAGATTACCAAAGTCCCATCCAGTCTGCAACACTGGATAGCAGAAGTGGCAAGGCATCTTGGGACTTGAGAATCAACTATCCAGAATGGGGGCGATATTTTATCCGTGTGACAGATCCGATTTCAGGGCATAGCTCAGGCAAAATTGTCTTCATCGACTGGCCAGGTTGGGCTGGTAAGGGCAAACGTGGTGACAGTGGTGGTGTCAGCATGCTGAACTTCGAGTTGGAGAAAGAAGAATACAAAGTCGGAGACAAAATCAAAATCAACATCCCAAGTAGCAAGGGATCGAAAATCATCACCAGTTTGGAAACAGGGGATAGAATCATCCAATCGTTTTGGATAGATACAGAGGATGAGTCTACGACAATTGAGTTTGAAGCGACGGCAGACATGGCGCCAAATGTCTATGCGAATATTTCGATGATTCAGCCGCATGGTCAGACAGTCAATGACCTGCCAATTCGTATGTATGGTGTACAATCCATCAAGGTAGTCGATCCAAATACGACACTGTATCCTGAGATCAAAATGCCACAGGAACTATCCCCCGAGCAGGAGTTCACCGTCACGGTCAAAGAAAAATCAGGCAGAAAAATGGCTTATACTTTGGCGATGGTAGAGGACGGCCTATTGGATCTGACGAAATACAAAACCCCATCTCCTTGGTCTAGCTTTTATGCCAAAGAATCTCTCGGGATCAAAACATGGGATGTTTATGACGATGTGATTGGTGCCTATGGTGGCAAGATTGAAAGACTCCTTGCGATCGGTGGAGATGCCGAATTAGAAGCAGACGGCAAGAAGAACCAAACTGCTAACCGTTTCAAACCTGTCGTGAAATACATGGGTCCGTTTGTCTTGGAGACTGGCAAGACTGCCACACATACGATCAAAATGCCACAATACGTCGGTAGTGTACGGACTATGGTCGTGGCTGCATACGAAGGGGCTTATGGTTCTGCGGAGGTTACCACGCCCGTAAGGCAACCCGTGATGGTCGTGGCGACTTTGCCTAGAGTCGTAGGGCCTGATGAGGAGATCAGTATTCCCGTGACGGTTTTTGTCAATGATGACAAAGTCAAATCGGTCAATGTCAGCGTCAGCAGTGAATCAGGATTGAAACTGGTAGGTAGTGCGACACAGACAGTCGCATTTGACAAGACGGGAGAGAAGGTGGTGTATTTCAAGGCAAAAGCTGGAAGACAATTGGGAATTGCCAAAGTCAAAGTAGAAGCCAAATCTGGTAAGCATGTAGCCCAGTACGATGTGGAGATGAACCTCAGAGCTCCCAATCCGATGATGACGGATGTCAGTGACAAATTTCTATCCGCAGGAGAAAATTGGCAAGCCAACTATGCTCCGCTAGGAATGATAGGCACCAACACTGCAAGTCTGGAAATATCAAGCCTGCCTCCGCTCAATCTAGAGCAGCGCATGCAGTATTTGATTCAGTATCCTCATGGCTGCATAGAGCAGACGGTTTCGTCAGTGTTTGCGCAGCTCTATTTGGGTGACTTGACTGCAGTGAGTTCGCAAGACAAAACCAGAATAGAAGGAAACATCACGGCGGCCATACAGAGACTGCGAACCTTCCAGACCAACAACGGAGGTTTTACTTACTGGCCAGGTCAAGTGGAGGAAAGTGACTGGGGTACCAACTATGCTGGACATTTCTTGGTGGAGGCCAAAAATGCTGGATACGCCGTGCCAGAGGGAATGTTGAGTGCCTGGATCAAATATCAGAAGCGCCAAGCCAATGATTGGTCTAAGGGCAACCGTCGCAGAAGTGATTTGGTGCAAGCCTACCGAGTGTATGGTTTGGCACTAGCTGGAGAGAAAAATGTTGGTGCCATGAATCGTCTCAAAGAAACTGAGCAGCTGTCTAGTACAGCCAAATGGAGACTCGCATTGGCGTATGCCATCGCAGGTTACCCAGATGTCGCCAATCAGTTGGTGACGGACTTGAGCACTACAGTCGAGGATTACAACGAACAATCCTATACATACGGGTCAGCCAGCAGAGACGAAGCGATGATTTTGGAGACTTTGTCTTATTTGGATCGCAAGGAAGATGCCTTCCCAGTCTTAGAAAGAATCGCCAAACGAATGGGAGACAAAAACTACTGGATGAGTACCCAGAGTACCGCTTTTTGTTTGATAGGAGTCAAAGCATATACGAAAGACATAGGTGTCAACAGTGTAAAGTTTGAAGTGAAGGAAGGAAGCTCCAATGTGGACATCAACACAGGTCGATACCTCACTACAGTTTCGCTCCAGTCCAAAGACAAGGCAGTTCCCCTGTCAGTGAGCAACAAGGGTAACTCACCGATTTACGTCCGATTGATTCGCAATGGCATTCCGCTGGAGGGAGCAGAAAAAGCAGCTGCTCGAAACATCGCTTTCACGGTGAGATATGTGGATGACAAGGGCAAGGAATTGACCACAGATCAGATCAAGCAAAACACGAACTTCTCAGCCATCATGACGGTACAAAATACTGGTGTCAATGGTGACTATGAGGAGTTGGCGTTGACACATATTTTCCCATCAGGCTGGGAGATTCTCAACGACAGATTGAATGGTGATTCTCCGACATCTTCTTATGATGTACCGGAATATGCAGATATACGAGATGACCGTGTCATGATCTATTTTGATCTCAAGGCCCATCAAAAGAAGTCCTTTGAGGTCAAATTGAACTCTGCCTACCGAGGCAACTATTACATGCCAGCGGTGATAGTGGAGGCGATGTACGATCATAATATCTATGCCAACACTGCAGGCAAATGGATCAAAGTTGAATAG
- the pbpC gene encoding penicillin-binding protein 1C, with protein sequence MNSIKHFISKRSRRQRILIAVPLVSLFLFLLIPLPDPIFDVGYATTLETREGRLLGAMIAEDGQWRFPAQDSVPYKFEVGIKLFEDEYFDQHFGINPVSTVKALLSNIQAGEIKRGGSTLSMQVIRMARNNPSRTILEKCLEMLMALKLELFYSKQEILALYASHAPFGGNVVGLDAAAWRYYGRSSSQLSWGEATALAVLPNSPALIFPGKNENFLEEKRNRLLRKLLDRAVIDSLTYRLAIEEELPGRPKDLPRLAPHLLTRANKDGKRQQRIVTTLDPRLQSLVSQRANDHIQEWKHNHIHNAAVLVVEIETGEVKAYIGNVASGALHGEEVDVIPALRSTGSLLKPFLYAAAIDEGLIAPQQLLKDFPLIHKGFAPQNFDRKYRGAVAADEALRRSLNLPFVNLLIDYGYERFHQQLRNMGMKNLRYSADHYGLSIILGGSESSLWEMTNMYSNMYRSYNNGIKRSITASYNPSDYAQLVYSIDQVPAGDLGVMGQPMSIAASWATLSAMTGLTRPEEYEEWEQISGSENVAWKTGTSYGFRDAWAIGINGKYAVGVWVGNADGEGRPALVGVRAAAPLMFSVFSFLDGKLDLPVPTAETISESICIQSGQRANPHCVQVEARTVPATVARAPVCEYHQLLHLDSTERYQVNSSCYPVQAMKHQSWFVLPPVQAWYYRQYHSDYDEAPEFLQACDEQDSKEVMTFIYPKNRSKIFIPNEVEGKRGKAIFELAHRDNQQKVFWHLDGEYLGQTTSPHQMGITTGAGEHLLYLLDGEGHSQELIFTVVNN encoded by the coding sequence TTGAATAGCATAAAGCATTTCATATCAAAGAGATCAAGACGCCAAAGGATACTGATTGCAGTGCCTTTGGTGTCTTTGTTTTTATTCCTACTGATACCGCTGCCTGATCCGATATTTGATGTGGGTTATGCGACCACTTTGGAGACACGAGAGGGCAGGTTGCTAGGAGCTATGATTGCGGAGGATGGACAGTGGCGTTTCCCTGCCCAAGACAGTGTGCCGTACAAGTTTGAGGTGGGTATCAAGCTTTTCGAAGACGAGTATTTTGATCAGCACTTTGGTATCAATCCTGTTTCTACTGTCAAGGCTTTGTTGTCCAACATCCAAGCAGGCGAAATCAAAAGAGGAGGTAGTACACTCAGCATGCAAGTGATCCGCATGGCGAGAAACAACCCAAGCCGGACTATTTTAGAGAAATGCCTTGAGATGTTGATGGCACTGAAGCTGGAGTTGTTTTACTCCAAACAAGAAATCCTAGCACTCTATGCTTCGCATGCTCCATTTGGCGGCAATGTCGTAGGCTTGGATGCTGCGGCGTGGCGTTACTACGGTCGGTCGTCCAGTCAATTGTCTTGGGGCGAGGCGACAGCTTTGGCAGTATTGCCCAATAGTCCAGCATTGATTTTCCCTGGCAAGAATGAGAATTTCTTGGAGGAAAAAAGGAACAGATTGCTGCGCAAATTGCTAGACAGAGCAGTAATAGATTCGCTGACTTATCGACTGGCGATTGAGGAGGAATTGCCGGGACGACCCAAAGACCTTCCCCGATTGGCTCCCCACCTATTGACCCGAGCCAACAAGGATGGCAAAAGACAACAGAGAATAGTGACAACCTTAGACCCACGACTGCAAAGCTTGGTAAGTCAGCGAGCCAACGACCATATCCAAGAATGGAAACACAACCATATCCACAATGCGGCAGTACTGGTGGTCGAGATAGAGACGGGTGAGGTCAAAGCCTATATCGGCAATGTAGCATCTGGTGCACTGCACGGTGAGGAGGTCGATGTGATACCAGCTTTGCGAAGTACGGGCAGCTTGCTCAAACCATTTTTGTATGCGGCTGCCATTGACGAAGGGTTGATAGCTCCCCAGCAGTTGCTCAAGGATTTTCCTTTGATTCACAAAGGCTTTGCTCCCCAAAATTTTGACAGGAAATACAGAGGGGCTGTGGCTGCCGACGAAGCTTTGAGACGCTCGCTCAACTTGCCGTTTGTGAATTTGCTCATAGATTATGGATACGAGAGATTTCATCAACAGCTGCGAAACATGGGAATGAAAAACCTGAGGTATTCTGCTGATCACTACGGTCTTTCGATCATTTTGGGAGGCTCAGAGTCGTCATTGTGGGAAATGACCAATATGTACTCAAATATGTACAGAAGTTATAATAATGGAATAAAGCGCTCTATTACAGCATCTTACAACCCGTCTGATTATGCTCAGTTGGTTTATTCCATTGATCAAGTGCCTGCGGGAGATTTGGGAGTGATGGGTCAGCCGATGAGTATTGCGGCGAGTTGGGCTACCCTTAGTGCGATGACTGGACTGACCAGACCAGAGGAATATGAAGAATGGGAGCAGATCAGTGGCTCAGAAAATGTGGCATGGAAGACAGGTACGAGCTATGGGTTTCGGGATGCCTGGGCCATCGGGATCAATGGGAAGTATGCCGTCGGTGTGTGGGTGGGCAATGCGGATGGTGAAGGTCGTCCTGCCCTCGTCGGGGTACGTGCAGCTGCGCCCTTGATGTTCTCTGTCTTTTCGTTCCTAGATGGAAAATTGGATTTGCCTGTTCCTACCGCCGAAACCATTTCTGAAAGTATTTGTATCCAAAGTGGCCAAAGAGCCAATCCACATTGTGTGCAAGTGGAGGCTCGCACGGTACCAGCGACAGTTGCACGTGCCCCAGTCTGTGAATACCATCAGCTGTTGCACCTAGACAGTACAGAGAGATACCAAGTCAACAGTAGCTGCTATCCAGTACAGGCTATGAAGCACCAGAGTTGGTTTGTACTCCCTCCAGTACAGGCATGGTACTATCGTCAGTATCATTCGGATTATGACGAGGCACCTGAATTTTTGCAAGCCTGTGATGAACAAGATTCCAAAGAGGTGATGACCTTCATCTACCCCAAGAATCGGAGTAAGATTTTCATCCCAAATGAAGTCGAAGGCAAGCGTGGCAAAGCAATTTTTGAGCTGGCACATCGGGACAATCAGCAAAAGGTGTTTTGGCACTTGGATGGAGAATACCTGGGTCAGACCACTTCACCTCATCAGATGGGAATCACTACCGGAGCAGGTGAGCATCTTCTTTATCTCCTAGATGGAGAAGGACATTCGCAGGAATTAATATTTACGGTCGTCAACAATTAA
- a CDS encoding YdbH domain-containing protein has translation MKRPVRILSIIFFIIVIFTVLLEVLAKIVFHDRISHEIERIIDETLESELTFSDVNISTIRNFPTATIIIDSVLIREQGYDILRADKILLRMNPFDLLKDDFIFNTVEIIGAKFQAPVDSTGQKFMIKGKAKPDKASRTLHVHVPNILIRDAEISIYNDFKKNRIKISVSRGVFKMISSNDLISFEGNAKAVLDTMINKGSLVATDVKIAAQDASFRFGQVDQRNLFDGILKIEDAHVKVTGVLKPTGNGNIMDITLEGDESDLNNYLTILPQLKQVKLVQINPDARLSFKMKVAGYVNPINYPFIDVSFDLSNAAFEREGSRYKVHNVNLKGSYSNGSDKSPESSSLVIESGTARIDSSFVVLHGSYTNFADPYIDLDLESNLDLTELDELLDLPYFEHLKGKVKVKLALEGKLSDHAKLGQIENRRFNGRIEFMGVTGTLDSLGIKLSNLNGWIDIKNENIQFSKISGNLNQSLFTFSGSVLNFVPLIDSSSSKRTVAELKIDLQEFSIPKSTKKNGTQTSHDYTFDYSFFPKKLDLVLNFKSHKIGIGDIHIEKVKMGAHLNRDSVLLKSIEFYFENGKIMAEGKSRFKEGKGVENVLDLDIDFKYMNVNDLINKLTKNSTSKNRMSMPDNLIVHTKIKVDQLDFDHNTFTNVDVLGRYAYDTIQLKRANLDFALGQIKSHAQIVAINTLPDIVGDVAVTLVDCEIDSLKAFYRSFIMHSDSSRSKGRKKEKASPYFLRDINLHVNSPSISHHQLKLEDFDARLVLNDKNLDLTEASFKIFDGQLNLSALIERNDSLNVNTIVYLTARNVSAGDVADALPEENQKLLNSKNLQGSVNIDGMLLLTYDQNLIHQDKDFLGKIKIEFNEGKLIQFKPVTEPLKFLNDKVTDTIYVTNKDFSILFHNDEVIVPKTIFSSNITDIEFLGYHNKEISFGFDLKVSISDFLFKSQKKKRAAVDDKKATVRGINYYLSARTVNDEMEIKSLKRKEYDWQYKLLHERYRQVNFMMDQRLDSAGHSSSVNTAP, from the coding sequence ATGAAGCGACCTGTCCGTATCTTATCCATTATTTTCTTTATCATAGTCATCTTTACCGTGTTGTTGGAGGTACTAGCCAAGATCGTATTTCATGATCGTATCTCTCATGAGATAGAGCGTATCATTGATGAGACTTTAGAGTCTGAACTGACTTTTTCGGATGTCAACATTTCCACGATTCGCAATTTCCCAACCGCAACTATTATTATTGATTCGGTACTTATACGAGAGCAAGGGTATGACATCTTGCGGGCTGACAAGATTCTTCTGCGTATGAACCCTTTTGATCTGCTCAAGGATGATTTTATTTTCAATACAGTAGAAATTATTGGGGCAAAGTTTCAGGCTCCCGTTGATTCAACAGGGCAAAAATTCATGATTAAGGGTAAAGCCAAACCAGACAAAGCCAGCAGAACTTTACATGTTCATGTCCCAAACATTTTGATTCGTGATGCTGAAATATCCATTTACAATGATTTCAAAAAAAACAGAATCAAAATATCTGTAAGTCGAGGTGTGTTCAAGATGATTTCATCCAACGATTTGATTTCTTTTGAAGGAAATGCCAAAGCGGTATTGGATACTATGATCAACAAGGGGAGTCTGGTAGCAACGGATGTGAAGATAGCTGCTCAAGACGCCTCTTTTAGGTTTGGGCAGGTGGATCAACGAAACCTATTTGATGGGATACTCAAAATAGAAGATGCGCATGTCAAGGTAACCGGTGTATTGAAACCCACAGGTAATGGCAACATCATGGATATCACGCTAGAGGGAGATGAGTCTGATTTAAACAACTACCTGACTATCTTACCTCAACTCAAGCAAGTTAAACTAGTACAAATTAATCCCGATGCACGGTTGAGTTTTAAAATGAAGGTAGCAGGATATGTGAATCCAATTAATTATCCATTTATTGATGTGAGTTTTGATCTATCCAATGCTGCTTTTGAGCGTGAAGGATCAAGGTACAAAGTGCATAATGTTAATCTTAAAGGGAGCTATTCCAATGGCTCAGATAAATCGCCAGAAAGTAGCTCACTAGTGATCGAATCAGGAACGGCACGTATCGATAGTAGTTTTGTAGTGTTGCATGGTAGCTATACTAATTTTGCAGACCCATACATTGATTTGGATTTGGAATCAAATCTAGATTTGACCGAGTTGGATGAACTCCTTGATTTGCCTTATTTTGAGCATCTAAAGGGTAAAGTGAAAGTGAAGTTAGCCTTGGAGGGCAAGCTATCGGATCATGCTAAGCTTGGTCAGATAGAGAACAGGAGATTTAATGGAAGAATTGAGTTTATGGGTGTGACAGGCACTTTAGACTCGCTAGGTATTAAACTATCGAATCTTAATGGCTGGATTGATATCAAAAATGAAAATATACAGTTTAGCAAGATCAGTGGAAATCTCAATCAGTCGCTGTTTACCTTCAGTGGATCGGTACTCAACTTTGTACCACTGATAGACTCATCTAGTAGTAAGAGAACAGTTGCTGAACTGAAGATAGATCTTCAAGAATTTTCGATCCCTAAGAGCACAAAGAAAAATGGGACACAGACCAGTCATGATTATACGTTTGATTATTCCTTTTTCCCCAAAAAGTTAGATTTGGTTTTAAACTTCAAATCTCACAAAATTGGGATTGGGGATATTCATATCGAAAAAGTAAAAATGGGTGCTCACTTGAATCGGGATTCTGTTTTGCTCAAGTCGATTGAGTTTTATTTTGAGAATGGGAAAATTATGGCAGAAGGAAAAAGTAGATTCAAAGAAGGGAAGGGCGTCGAAAATGTATTGGATTTGGACATAGATTTCAAATACATGAATGTCAATGACCTGATAAATAAATTGACAAAAAATTCGACTTCAAAAAACAGGATGAGTATGCCTGATAACTTGATCGTACATACAAAGATCAAAGTAGACCAATTGGATTTTGACCACAATACATTTACCAATGTTGATGTACTCGGTAGGTATGCATATGATACGATCCAGCTCAAAAGAGCAAATTTGGATTTTGCTCTCGGACAAATCAAATCTCATGCTCAGATAGTCGCAATCAACACGCTGCCCGATATAGTAGGAGATGTTGCAGTGACACTTGTGGATTGCGAGATAGATTCATTGAAGGCTTTCTACAGATCTTTTATCATGCACAGTGATAGTAGCAGGTCAAAAGGTAGAAAAAAAGAAAAGGCCTCTCCTTATTTCTTGCGAGACATCAATCTACACGTAAACTCACCGAGTATTAGTCATCATCAGCTCAAACTGGAAGACTTTGATGCGAGGCTGGTATTGAATGACAAAAACCTAGACTTGACAGAGGCCAGCTTCAAAATTTTTGATGGACAATTGAACCTTAGTGCCTTGATCGAGCGCAATGATAGCCTCAATGTAAATACGATTGTCTATCTGACCGCAAGAAATGTGAGCGCAGGAGATGTAGCAGATGCTCTGCCCGAAGAGAACCAAAAACTTCTCAATAGCAAAAATCTACAAGGTAGTGTCAATATTGATGGGATGCTACTACTCACCTATGATCAAAATCTGATTCATCAAGACAAAGACTTTTTGGGAAAGATCAAGATTGAATTTAATGAGGGCAAACTTATACAGTTCAAGCCTGTGACCGAGCCTCTCAAGTTTTTGAATGATAAGGTGACAGATACCATCTATGTCACCAACAAGGATTTCAGTATATTGTTTCATAATGATGAAGTCATTGTACCTAAGACCATTTTTTCATCAAATATTACAGATATTGAATTTTTGGGATATCATAACAAAGAGATCAGTTTTGGGTTTGATCTCAAAGTCAGTATTAGTGACTTTTTGTTTAAATCGCAGAAGAAAAAACGGGCAGCTGTAGATGATAAAAAGGCAACTGTAAGAGGGATCAATTACTATTTAAGTGCTCGGACGGTGAACGATGAGATGGAAATCAAATCGCTCAAACGCAAGGAATACGACTGGCAATACAAGCTACTGCATGAGCGCTATCGTCAAGTTAATTTTATGATGGATCAACGGCTAGACTCTGCAGGACATAGTTCTTCTGTCAATAC